A genomic window from Candidatus Binatia bacterium includes:
- a CDS encoding amidohydrolase family protein — protein MHDLIIRNGTIVDGTGRERFSGDIAIDDGTLTEVGEVSGKGRRELDAHGQVVAPGWVDIHTHYDGQVTWDPMMTPSSWHGVTTVVMGNCGVGFAPVRPGQQDFLIELMEGVEDIPGTALHEGIDWQWESFPEYLDALEKMPRVLDVATQVPHCSIRAYVLGERAHDLEVTEAEIAEMADLTLEALRAGAFGFTTSRTILHRSVHGLVPGTYSKPEELLALGQALGKAGHGVFEMVADSLGGGADEEWIRKFCRETGRPITFALAQNPANPTAYRDTLERAAQMESVGEHIVPQVPCRPTGMLYGLQSSFHPLIAHPTFIKLGSLPLEERVQKLRSPDVRAKLLSEKTMIQDPVALGLLSNWAQIFPLGDPPNYEPPAEASVAAVAEREGKQPEEVILDWMLERDGKQLLFAPLLNYVDCDFEALREMMMHPRSVIGLSDGGAHCGLICDASMPTFLLTHWVRDRKRGERIPLEQAVRLQTGNTAAVYGLNDRGTLVPGKKADVNIIDLDALHLHAPEMVFDLPASGRRLIQRVEGYTATVVGGQVTFEGGEATGTLPGKLVRAPS, from the coding sequence ATGCACGACCTGATCATCCGCAACGGCACCATCGTCGACGGCACCGGCCGCGAACGATTCTCCGGGGACATCGCCATCGACGACGGCACGCTGACTGAAGTCGGCGAGGTCTCCGGCAAGGGGAGGCGTGAGCTCGACGCGCATGGCCAGGTCGTCGCGCCAGGCTGGGTCGACATCCACACGCACTACGACGGTCAGGTTACCTGGGATCCGATGATGACGCCGTCGAGCTGGCACGGCGTCACGACCGTCGTGATGGGCAACTGTGGCGTCGGTTTCGCGCCGGTGCGACCGGGGCAGCAAGACTTCCTGATCGAGTTGATGGAAGGCGTCGAGGACATCCCCGGAACCGCGCTGCACGAGGGCATCGACTGGCAATGGGAGTCGTTCCCCGAATACCTCGATGCGCTCGAGAAGATGCCGCGCGTTCTCGACGTGGCGACGCAGGTGCCGCACTGCTCCATCCGGGCGTACGTGCTCGGCGAGCGCGCGCACGATCTCGAAGTGACCGAAGCCGAGATCGCCGAGATGGCAGACCTCACACTCGAGGCGCTACGCGCGGGAGCGTTCGGGTTCACGACCTCGAGGACGATCCTGCATCGCTCGGTTCACGGCCTCGTTCCAGGCACGTACTCGAAACCAGAAGAGTTACTCGCTCTGGGCCAAGCCCTCGGCAAGGCCGGCCACGGCGTGTTCGAGATGGTCGCGGACTCCCTCGGAGGCGGTGCCGACGAAGAGTGGATCCGGAAGTTCTGCCGCGAGACCGGACGCCCGATCACGTTCGCCCTGGCACAGAACCCGGCCAATCCCACCGCGTACCGAGACACGCTCGAGCGCGCCGCGCAGATGGAATCCGTCGGCGAGCACATCGTCCCCCAGGTCCCCTGTCGTCCTACGGGAATGCTCTATGGGCTCCAGAGTTCGTTTCATCCGCTGATCGCGCACCCGACCTTCATCAAACTCGGCAGCCTGCCGCTCGAAGAGCGGGTGCAGAAGCTGCGCAGTCCGGACGTCCGCGCGAAGCTCCTCTCCGAGAAGACGATGATCCAGGATCCCGTCGCACTGGGACTCCTCTCCAACTGGGCGCAGATCTTCCCGCTCGGTGATCCGCCGAACTACGAGCCACCGGCCGAGGCCAGCGTTGCAGCGGTCGCGGAACGCGAAGGCAAGCAGCCCGAAGAGGTGATCCTCGACTGGATGCTCGAGCGCGACGGCAAACAGCTCCTTTTCGCCCCGCTCCTCAACTACGTCGACTGCGACTTCGAGGCGCTGCGCGAGATGATGATGCACCCCCGGAGCGTGATCGGCCTCTCGGACGGCGGAGCCCACTGTGGGCTGATCTGCGATGCCAGCATGCCGACGTTCCTGCTCACCCACTGGGTACGCGACCGGAAGCGCGGCGAGCGGATCCCGCTCGAACAGGCGGTTCGTCTCCAGACCGGCAACACCGCTGCGGTCTACGGCCTGAACGACCGAGGCACGCTCGTCCCGGGGAAGAAGGCCGACGTGAACATCATCGATCTCGACGCACTGCATCTGCACGCGCCGGAGATGGTGTTCGATCTTCCGGCCTCCGGGCGCCGCCTCATCCAACGGGTCGAGGGCTACACCGCGACCGTCGTGGGCGGGCAGGTGACCTTCGAAGGCGGAGAGGCCACAGGAACACTGCCCGGGAAGCTCGTCCGCGCGCCGAGCTGA
- a CDS encoding ZIP family metal transporter, which translates to MQGLLVTGLAGAITFGGGLIALRTQVHRGAVYAFCAGALIGTALLALIPEALELAAGAGHDPHSLLISTVVGFFVFYVLENLPHREASHPDVLHHHHGHPTGLWAAAGLAVHSFIDGVAIGEAFDATSGLGWSLALGITLHKFADGVSVTGVMQGTQQSHRATIGMLTFAALAPLAGVLVGPMLEISSGVRFLLLGWFAGVFLYLGATSLLPAAHEAGGSRWLTAYAISGAFFIYVGQVLSGHLG; encoded by the coding sequence ATGCAGGGGCTCCTCGTGACCGGGCTCGCCGGCGCGATCACTTTCGGCGGTGGACTGATCGCACTCCGCACCCAGGTGCACCGCGGGGCGGTCTACGCGTTCTGCGCGGGTGCGCTGATCGGAACGGCCCTGCTGGCGCTCATTCCCGAGGCGCTGGAGTTGGCCGCGGGAGCAGGGCACGACCCGCACTCGCTGCTGATCTCCACAGTCGTCGGCTTCTTCGTGTTTTACGTCCTCGAGAACCTCCCCCATCGCGAGGCGTCCCACCCCGACGTCCTTCATCACCACCATGGGCACCCCACGGGACTCTGGGCCGCGGCCGGGCTCGCGGTGCATAGCTTCATCGACGGCGTGGCCATCGGCGAGGCCTTCGATGCGACGTCCGGCTTGGGTTGGTCGCTCGCGCTCGGCATCACGCTGCACAAGTTCGCTGATGGCGTGAGTGTCACCGGGGTCATGCAGGGAACCCAGCAGAGCCACCGCGCGACGATCGGAATGCTGACGTTCGCCGCCTTGGCGCCACTCGCCGGCGTGCTCGTCGGTCCGATGCTCGAAATCTCTTCCGGTGTGCGCTTCTTGCTGCTCGGATGGTTCGCAGGCGTGTTCTTGTATCTCGGCGCGACGAGTCTTCTCCCGGCCGCGCATGAAGCCGGCGGCTCGCGCTGGCTCACCGCCTACGCGATCAGTGGAGCCTTCTTCATCTATGTCGGGCAGGTTTTGAGCGGCCACCTCGGCTGA
- a CDS encoding sigma-70 family RNA polymerase sigma factor has product MSETAPKSDDSALVAQVAGGDPQALRYLYERCSGRAFTVAHGVLVNRGEAQDVVQETFLQVWRQAKRFDARRGGAMAWIVTIARSRAIDRLRARGAADRTVASARAQPPNAPSPSEAAEHTELRERVAGALAELPTEQRRALELAYFRGLSQAEIAHELGDPLSTVKTRVRLGIGKLAALLGPSIIGEVS; this is encoded by the coding sequence TTGTCCGAGACGGCTCCCAAGTCCGATGACAGCGCGCTGGTTGCCCAAGTGGCCGGCGGCGACCCACAAGCGCTCCGCTACCTCTACGAGCGCTGCAGCGGTCGTGCGTTCACCGTCGCTCATGGCGTCCTGGTGAATCGGGGAGAAGCCCAAGACGTGGTCCAGGAGACATTCCTGCAGGTCTGGCGACAAGCGAAGCGCTTCGATGCTCGGCGCGGTGGGGCGATGGCGTGGATCGTCACGATCGCGCGCTCCCGAGCCATCGACCGGCTGCGCGCCCGCGGCGCGGCCGATCGCACCGTCGCTTCGGCCCGCGCCCAACCCCCGAATGCGCCGTCGCCGAGCGAAGCGGCCGAGCACACCGAGTTGCGCGAGCGCGTGGCCGGTGCCCTCGCAGAACTTCCGACCGAACAACGTCGCGCCCTCGAGCTCGCCTACTTTCGGGGACTGTCCCAAGCCGAGATCGCTCACGAGTTGGGCGACCCGCTCAGCACCGTGAAGACTCGCGTGCGCCTCGGGATCGGCAAGCTCGCGGCCCTGCTCGGGCCATCGATCATCGGAGAAGTCTCGTGA
- a CDS encoding glycerol-3-phosphate dehydrogenase/oxidase — translation MIGGGITGAGIARDAAMRGLRVGLVERGDFASGTSSRSSKLIHGGLRYLAQGDISLVIEAARERRCLTEIAPHLALSARMVVPVHGRTAAGLVKLRAGMWSFEKMAKIEAEDRHEIWKRDELLSHIGGLEPDRLQGAAVYTEYITDDARLTLETLKSAKRHGALVANYAPAVNIEEISSAMSGNGGSSSSNGLRVRVRDELSGKEASIEASVVVNAAGPWVDEVRNLGGDCTARIQLTKGIHLVIPRERLPVDDIVVMYAEDRRMAFVVPHGDIVWIGTTDTFYPKPEERPAITREDVDYLLHATNTTWPEARICDDDIRGAWAGVRPLVAQAGKSPSEISRRDEILIEPNGLLSIGGGKLTTYRQMGERVVDQVIERIGRSAEACRTAQVPLVEDGNAAAMARSTVDVGDIDAAIEDECALTVTDVLERRVRANLFAKDNGLGDVESVAEIVGKRAGWNDERRESEVASYRARIADDVAWREGSK, via the coding sequence GTGATCGGTGGCGGAATCACCGGTGCGGGGATCGCTCGCGATGCGGCGATGCGTGGATTGCGGGTGGGGCTCGTGGAGCGCGGCGACTTCGCGTCGGGCACGTCGAGCCGGTCCTCCAAGCTGATTCACGGCGGCCTCCGGTACCTCGCGCAGGGGGATATTTCCCTCGTGATCGAAGCCGCCCGCGAGCGTCGCTGCCTGACGGAGATCGCACCCCACCTGGCCCTCAGCGCACGGATGGTCGTGCCGGTGCACGGTCGCACGGCGGCAGGTCTCGTGAAGCTTCGTGCAGGGATGTGGAGCTTCGAGAAGATGGCGAAGATCGAGGCCGAAGATCGTCACGAGATTTGGAAGCGCGACGAGCTGCTCTCGCACATCGGCGGGCTTGAGCCGGACCGCCTCCAAGGCGCGGCTGTCTACACTGAGTACATCACCGACGACGCCCGGCTCACGCTCGAGACGCTCAAATCCGCCAAACGCCACGGCGCACTCGTTGCGAACTACGCACCCGCGGTGAACATCGAAGAGATCAGCAGCGCGATGTCCGGGAACGGTGGGAGTTCCTCGTCGAACGGGCTTCGGGTTCGCGTGCGAGACGAGCTTTCGGGCAAGGAAGCATCGATCGAAGCTTCGGTCGTGGTGAACGCGGCGGGGCCGTGGGTGGATGAGGTGCGAAATCTCGGCGGTGACTGCACCGCGCGCATCCAGCTGACGAAGGGCATTCATCTGGTGATCCCCCGCGAGCGCCTGCCGGTGGACGACATTGTCGTGATGTACGCAGAGGATCGCCGCATGGCGTTCGTCGTTCCCCACGGCGACATCGTCTGGATCGGGACGACGGACACGTTTTATCCGAAGCCGGAGGAGCGGCCGGCGATCACGCGGGAGGATGTAGACTACCTACTCCACGCGACGAACACGACGTGGCCGGAAGCGCGTATTTGCGACGACGACATCCGGGGGGCGTGGGCGGGCGTTCGACCGCTCGTGGCGCAGGCGGGGAAGTCGCCGTCGGAGATCTCTCGTCGCGACGAGATCCTCATCGAGCCCAACGGTCTGCTCTCCATTGGCGGCGGAAAGCTCACGACGTACCGCCAGATGGGCGAGCGTGTAGTCGACCAGGTGATCGAGCGAATCGGCCGCTCGGCGGAAGCCTGCCGAACCGCGCAGGTTCCGCTCGTCGAAGACGGGAACGCAGCCGCGATGGCTCGCTCGACCGTCGACGTCGGCGACATCGATGCGGCGATCGAAGACGAGTGTGCTCTGACGGTCACCGATGTCCTCGAGCGCCGCGTTCGCGCGAATCTTTTCGCGAAGGACAACGGTCTCGGGGACGTGGAAAGTGTGGCGGAGATCGTTGGCAAACGCGCCGGCTGGAACGACGAGCGTCGGGAGAGCGAGGTCGCATCCTATCGGGCGCGCATCGCAGACGACGTCGCATGGCGAGAGGGATCCAAATGA
- a CDS encoding FAD-binding oxidoreductase — protein sequence MKTIELLENALPSGRVVRDEETRRGHAHDYWALEAIHDVAGNPTEPPPAVVFPESTAEVSRILEIADDERTAIVPYGLGSGVCGAVRPGGDALVVDLSRMNGLVNLNAVACTAKVQAGLNGAECERLFGEQGFTLGHFPQSIGVSTVGGWIATRASGQLSTRYGNIEDLVLALEVVLPGGRVINTFPAPRAATGPDIREIILGSEGTLGIVTEIDFKLSPKPAVKAGFAARLKSWNDGLGITRELLQAGWRPAVLRLYDGIEAQRNFGEWFPEREPLLLVMSEGTEAMRAALDLELDAALTACTSRGGEVLGDAPLQHWLGNRNHVPSWDELLGNGLVVDTIEVSATWDRIEELHGKVTAAIEAVPGVLVASGHTSHGYTTGVNIYFTFVGSSKEEKDQERLYTDAWGAAMEATIACGGSIAHHHGIGRIRRDFLPRELGDTGIEVLRSVKKALDPNGIMNPGVLL from the coding sequence ATGAAGACGATCGAACTGCTCGAGAACGCACTGCCGTCCGGCCGCGTTGTGCGTGATGAAGAAACGCGACGCGGACACGCGCACGATTACTGGGCCCTCGAGGCGATTCACGATGTCGCCGGAAACCCGACGGAGCCACCTCCGGCAGTCGTCTTCCCGGAGTCGACCGCAGAAGTCTCCAGGATCCTCGAGATCGCCGATGACGAACGCACGGCCATCGTGCCCTACGGACTCGGGTCGGGCGTATGCGGCGCGGTCCGGCCGGGGGGCGATGCTCTGGTCGTCGACCTCTCGCGCATGAACGGCCTCGTGAATCTGAACGCGGTTGCGTGCACGGCGAAGGTTCAGGCCGGCTTGAACGGCGCCGAGTGCGAGCGGCTTTTCGGTGAACAGGGATTCACGCTGGGTCATTTCCCCCAGTCGATCGGTGTATCGACGGTCGGTGGTTGGATCGCGACGCGCGCCTCGGGCCAGCTCTCGACGCGCTACGGCAACATCGAGGACTTGGTCCTCGCACTCGAGGTGGTGCTTCCGGGTGGACGGGTCATCAACACGTTTCCGGCGCCTCGCGCGGCGACGGGGCCGGACATTCGCGAGATCATTCTCGGTTCCGAAGGCACGCTGGGCATCGTCACCGAGATCGACTTCAAACTCTCGCCGAAGCCGGCGGTGAAGGCGGGTTTCGCGGCCCGGCTGAAATCCTGGAACGACGGGTTGGGTATCACTCGCGAGCTTCTGCAGGCCGGGTGGCGTCCCGCAGTACTGCGCCTCTACGACGGCATTGAGGCGCAGCGGAACTTTGGGGAGTGGTTCCCCGAGCGCGAGCCCCTCCTGCTCGTGATGAGCGAGGGAACCGAAGCGATGCGCGCTGCGCTCGATCTCGAGCTCGACGCGGCGCTTACTGCGTGCACGAGCCGAGGGGGCGAGGTTCTCGGTGACGCGCCTCTCCAGCATTGGCTCGGTAATCGCAATCACGTCCCTTCATGGGACGAGCTTCTGGGGAATGGTCTCGTCGTCGACACGATCGAGGTCTCGGCGACCTGGGATCGAATCGAAGAGCTGCACGGCAAGGTGACGGCGGCGATCGAAGCCGTTCCGGGTGTCCTCGTGGCGAGCGGCCACACGTCGCACGGCTACACCACGGGAGTGAACATCTACTTCACGTTCGTCGGGTCATCCAAGGAAGAGAAAGACCAGGAGCGGCTGTACACCGATGCTTGGGGAGCCGCGATGGAAGCGACGATCGCGTGCGGCGGCAGTATCGCGCATCACCACGGCATCGGCCGCATCCGTCGTGATTTTCTGCCGCGCGAACTCGGCGACACGGGAATCGAGGTTCTCCGAAGTGTGAAGAAAGCCCTCGATCCCAACGGGATCATGAATCCCGGGGTGCTGCTCTAG
- a CDS encoding anti-sigma factor: MKCAEFKENVAAFALDALTEQERNACDAHLAETGPHDGCENELRQAYETTALIGAALPPGNAGEHVWTAIESKLELPTKGVEGAATERPSSRSKGSNRERSGRVTRQGERPGLGLREGLAWGLAIAATVAGLALMNTRRSDQNRIAGLEQRLAITDRARISAEERGAATRGEFEVRLRNTGGQWQTCLDDLKSAMVSLDERDRALRLMGAPETLLIQLAAQGDVPYRASALMNAPKGEAMLLSSALAPQAGKAYQLWLIRGDEKISAGLLADDAEAAASLAHIDPALLINGAPDAIAVTVEPTGGMPQPTGPIVLLSKVGA; this comes from the coding sequence GTGAAGTGCGCCGAGTTCAAAGAGAACGTCGCGGCCTTCGCGCTCGACGCGTTGACCGAGCAAGAGCGTAACGCCTGCGACGCCCATCTGGCCGAGACCGGCCCACACGACGGCTGCGAGAATGAGCTTCGCCAGGCCTACGAGACCACCGCGCTGATCGGCGCCGCCCTCCCTCCCGGCAACGCCGGTGAGCACGTTTGGACGGCAATCGAGAGTAAGCTCGAGCTCCCCACCAAAGGCGTCGAAGGGGCCGCGACGGAGCGTCCTTCCAGCAGGAGCAAAGGCTCGAACCGTGAACGCTCGGGCAGAGTCACGCGACAGGGCGAACGGCCGGGGCTCGGTCTCCGCGAGGGCCTGGCCTGGGGATTGGCGATCGCCGCAACCGTCGCGGGGCTCGCCTTGATGAACACGCGGCGAAGCGATCAGAACCGGATCGCCGGCCTCGAGCAGCGTCTCGCGATCACAGACCGCGCACGAATCTCCGCGGAAGAACGGGGCGCGGCGACGCGCGGCGAGTTCGAAGTCCGCCTTCGCAACACCGGCGGTCAGTGGCAGACCTGCCTCGACGACCTCAAGAGCGCCATGGTGTCCCTCGACGAGCGAGACCGTGCGCTTCGTCTGATGGGCGCCCCCGAAACGCTGCTGATCCAACTCGCCGCACAGGGCGACGTTCCCTATCGCGCGAGCGCACTGATGAACGCTCCGAAAGGCGAGGCCATGCTGCTCTCGAGCGCCCTCGCTCCGCAGGCCGGGAAGGCCTACCAGCTGTGGCTGATCCGCGGAGACGAGAAGATCTCCGCCGGATTGCTCGCCGACGACGCAGAGGCGGCCGCGAGTCTCGCCCACATAGACCCCGCACTCCTGATCAACGGAGCCCCCGACGCCATCGCCGTCACCGTCGAGCCAACCGGCGGCATGCCACAACCGACTGGACCGATCGTGCTCCTGAGCAAGGTCGGCGCCTGA
- a CDS encoding glycosyltransferase family 39 protein: protein MTDARTASSDGGLLGLAQSIATASQSITEVGTWWLMSAVLLVGVGCIIGQASSLRTERGSDRGLLIAGLLFVGALLVRALLPPWTHYTYNDEYLYLRYAHELGESGTFSFENQPPLLIYLYALAFRGFSASAQTTSAITSIAGSLTVAALYGCLRSLRVDRTVAVLAAALLAVHPLHVKHSGASSLEVMSLLFLVASVGTFARWLRTNGTLSLLSFAVCLFGALTTRIENFALVPIFGGLALVGLEDQRRPTLYEFSMLGLVVLTAGLYLPSVLLFHGDQAGWWKSELSAVALLANNLKFWIGGGLSVGKLPFLLLAGGVVGSWRTSRTACVTWLVLLFTYSAIYVVHGANLGYHHESTHPPYFAARASGHDMFRFNVPLLPAIVFFLASGIVSWVSLIDSTLRKITARTAPAVSVAILILAGAVLLGASGEYAAYDPAGFIGSAYNRPIERAEFEFLETELRSAPRPVRCYMLPASTEPFLRDGIEIVAVNHADEISVDGMSSFFYVNSAQLMNPRLRTAFDQVRRKFSLDPVAKTAAGPLELELFRLRSRG from the coding sequence ATGACCGACGCGAGGACCGCATCGAGTGACGGAGGCCTTCTCGGCCTAGCGCAGTCGATCGCGACCGCTTCGCAATCCATCACCGAAGTCGGCACCTGGTGGTTGATGAGCGCGGTTCTGCTCGTCGGCGTCGGATGTATCATCGGGCAGGCCTCGTCGCTCCGCACCGAGAGGGGCTCGGACCGTGGACTTCTCATCGCGGGGTTGCTCTTCGTCGGAGCGCTACTGGTTCGTGCTCTCCTGCCGCCCTGGACGCACTACACCTACAACGACGAGTATCTGTATCTGCGCTACGCGCACGAGCTCGGGGAATCGGGGACGTTCTCCTTCGAGAACCAACCACCACTTCTGATCTACCTGTACGCGCTCGCCTTTCGCGGCTTCTCGGCATCCGCGCAGACGACGTCTGCGATCACCAGTATCGCGGGCAGTCTCACCGTCGCCGCGCTTTACGGATGTCTTCGAAGCCTCCGGGTCGACCGGACCGTTGCCGTGCTCGCCGCGGCGCTCCTCGCGGTACATCCACTTCACGTGAAGCACTCAGGCGCCAGTTCGCTCGAGGTCATGTCTCTGCTCTTCCTCGTCGCGAGCGTCGGCACGTTCGCTCGGTGGCTTCGCACAAACGGAACCCTCTCCCTGCTCTCGTTCGCCGTCTGTCTGTTCGGAGCGCTCACGACACGGATCGAGAACTTCGCGCTGGTCCCGATTTTCGGCGGACTCGCACTTGTCGGTCTGGAAGACCAGCGACGCCCCACACTCTATGAGTTCTCCATGCTCGGCCTCGTCGTGCTCACGGCGGGGCTCTACCTGCCGAGCGTACTCCTCTTCCACGGGGATCAAGCCGGGTGGTGGAAGAGCGAACTGAGCGCCGTCGCACTGCTGGCGAACAACCTCAAATTCTGGATCGGCGGGGGCCTCTCCGTCGGCAAGCTTCCGTTTCTGCTTCTCGCGGGCGGCGTGGTGGGGTCCTGGCGTACCAGCCGGACTGCGTGCGTGACCTGGCTCGTCCTTCTCTTCACGTACTCTGCGATCTACGTCGTGCACGGCGCGAACCTCGGCTACCACCACGAGAGCACGCACCCTCCGTACTTCGCCGCACGAGCGAGTGGGCACGACATGTTCCGGTTCAACGTTCCGCTGCTACCGGCGATCGTGTTCTTTCTCGCAAGCGGCATCGTCTCCTGGGTGAGCCTGATCGATTCGACGCTGCGGAAGATCACGGCGCGCACCGCCCCGGCCGTATCGGTGGCGATTCTCATCCTTGCCGGTGCCGTTCTCCTCGGCGCCTCCGGAGAATACGCCGCATACGACCCGGCCGGATTCATCGGCTCCGCCTACAACCGGCCCATCGAGCGAGCCGAGTTCGAGTTCCTCGAGACGGAGCTCCGATCCGCCCCAAGGCCCGTCCGCTGCTACATGCTCCCCGCGTCCACGGAGCCGTTCCTAAGAGACGGGATCGAGATCGTTGCCGTGAACCACGCGGACGAGATCTCCGTCGACGGCATGTCGAGCTTTTTCTACGTGAACTCCGCCCAGCTCATGAACCCGCGTCTCCGAACTGCCTTCGACCAAGTCCGCCGGAAGTTCTCCCTGGACCCGGTCGCCAAGACCGCCGCGGGCCCTCTCGAACTCGAGCTCTTTCGCCTGCGCTCGCGGGGCTGA
- a CDS encoding DUF1214 domain-containing protein, translating to MIESKSRTALHGLIDSLTEIDQRFLSEEWMMGSAEDVAEATRAAMHLLQCGLVGWFEEDPEHPSFRRIVTPTRKFMGDNADAVYYEAPIRPGLRYRVRGNISGAVYVSLTIEGGSSDGTFGGQTCGVINDTEFDTAADGSFEIYFGGEKRDRNWLPIAPEGHRLTTRHYFEEEECRAASTIPGVELAIEVLDKVGPPAPYNDESVAAGLDKVRNLLHSRTLGMGVPGTRDQPPFVSSTPNEFVQPIKPGQFALAAADAAYSMSMCMLQPDEALVMTGRWPDCRCANISLWNRHMQTFDYANRGVSLNRKQTKLEDDGSFRMIIAHQDPGVSNWIDTEGRGFSMVFWRFMLPSGEIETPQAKVVPFAEIAAK from the coding sequence ATGATCGAAAGTAAAAGCCGCACCGCCCTCCACGGACTGATCGATTCCCTGACCGAGATCGATCAGCGCTTCCTCAGCGAAGAATGGATGATGGGGTCGGCCGAAGACGTCGCCGAAGCAACCCGCGCCGCGATGCATCTTCTGCAGTGCGGACTCGTCGGGTGGTTCGAAGAAGATCCGGAGCACCCAAGCTTCCGGCGCATCGTCACGCCCACTCGGAAGTTCATGGGCGACAACGCCGATGCGGTCTATTACGAGGCCCCGATTCGTCCCGGGCTTCGGTACCGCGTGCGCGGCAACATCTCCGGTGCGGTCTACGTTTCTCTCACGATCGAGGGCGGCAGCAGCGACGGTACGTTCGGCGGACAAACGTGCGGCGTCATCAACGACACGGAGTTCGATACCGCCGCGGACGGTTCATTCGAGATCTACTTCGGCGGTGAGAAGCGCGACCGCAACTGGCTTCCGATTGCACCCGAAGGCCATCGACTCACCACGCGGCACTACTTCGAAGAAGAGGAGTGCCGCGCGGCGAGCACCATCCCCGGCGTGGAACTCGCGATCGAGGTGCTGGACAAAGTCGGCCCGCCGGCTCCGTACAACGATGAGTCCGTTGCGGCCGGGCTCGACAAAGTCCGCAACCTGCTCCACTCGCGCACGCTCGGCATGGGGGTTCCCGGCACCCGCGATCAACCCCCCTTCGTGTCCAGCACACCCAACGAATTCGTGCAGCCGATCAAACCAGGCCAGTTCGCGCTCGCCGCAGCGGACGCGGCCTATTCGATGAGCATGTGCATGCTGCAGCCGGACGAGGCGCTGGTGATGACGGGTCGGTGGCCGGACTGTCGCTGCGCCAACATCTCCCTGTGGAACCGCCACATGCAGACGTTCGACTACGCCAACCGCGGCGTTTCACTGAACCGCAAGCAGACGAAGTTAGAAGACGACGGCAGCTTTCGGATGATCATCGCGCACCAGGATCCCGGCGTCTCGAACTGGATCGACACCGAGGGACGCGGGTTCAGCATGGTCTTCTGGCGCTTTATGCTGCCGAGCGGCGAGATCGAGACGCCACAGGCGAAGGTCGTGCCGTTCGCGGAGATCGCCGCGAAGTAA
- a CDS encoding metallopeptidase family protein, with product MARSPHPEPWVTRQRFQKIVAEALDTIPLALAKHLENVAVFVEDEPDEETLLDLGLDPELDSLYGLYHGTPLGERDGLHAALPDRIVIYYFPLSEDFTDDYHLCREIRRTVVHEVGHFFGFDDDRLGEMGY from the coding sequence ATGGCGCGATCTCCCCATCCAGAGCCGTGGGTCACGCGCCAGCGCTTTCAGAAGATCGTCGCAGAGGCTCTGGATACGATTCCGCTAGCGCTTGCCAAACATCTGGAGAACGTCGCGGTCTTCGTGGAAGACGAGCCCGACGAGGAGACCTTGCTCGATCTCGGTCTCGACCCGGAGCTCGACTCCCTCTATGGCCTCTATCACGGGACGCCTCTGGGCGAGCGGGACGGCCTGCATGCGGCCTTGCCCGACCGGATTGTGATCTACTACTTTCCCTTGTCTGAGGATTTCACGGACGACTATCACCTTTGCCGTGAGATTCGACGCACTGTCGTGCATGAGGTCGGCCACTTCTTCGGCTTCGATGACGATCGTCTGGGAGAGATGGGCTACTGA
- a CDS encoding VOC family protein, protein MSERPFSILGLQQIAVGSTDKNNLRRLWIDMLGLDLHGNFRSEKENVDEDIAVTGTGVHQVEVDLMQPIDPEKRPKVHDPALNHIGLWVDDLANAVAWLEGEGVRFTPGGIRKGAAGHDVCFIHPKGNEQSPIGGEGVLIELVQAPADVIAAHAG, encoded by the coding sequence ATGTCGGAACGACCCTTCTCGATTCTCGGACTCCAACAAATCGCCGTCGGCAGCACTGACAAGAACAATCTTCGTCGGCTGTGGATCGACATGCTCGGCCTGGACCTCCACGGCAATTTCCGCAGTGAAAAGGAAAACGTCGACGAGGACATCGCGGTGACGGGAACCGGCGTGCACCAGGTCGAGGTCGACCTCATGCAGCCGATCGATCCCGAAAAGCGCCCCAAGGTCCACGATCCCGCCCTGAATCACATCGGACTCTGGGTGGACGATCTCGCCAATGCCGTGGCGTGGCTCGAAGGCGAGGGGGTTCGGTTCACCCCGGGCGGCATTCGGAAGGGCGCCGCCGGCCACGACGTCTGTTTCATCCACCCCAAGGGAAATGAACAGTCCCCGATCGGAGGCGAAGGCGTCCTGATCGAGCTGGTCCAGGCCCCGGCCGACGTCATCGCGGCACACGCGGGCTAG